AGCGGCCGCTCGCCGCAGAGCGCGCAGCGACAGATCGCCTCGCGGACCTCGTCGATCGGGACGGTGCCTTCCGCGAACAGGAGCGCGCCGCGGCGCGCGAACTTGTGGTAGGCCGAGGAGTCGAGAAGGTCGACCCCCCACAGCGCCGCGAAGGCGAAGGTCATCGGATGGCCCGTGCCGAACAGGTGCACCGCCGCGCCGGGCGCGAGCGACGGTCGCGCGGCCGCGAGGGCGCGGGCGAGCTCGGCGAACCGGTACTGCTCGAGCAGCGGGACCACGCCGCCCACGGCGAGGACGTCGCCGAAACGTGACGCCTCGGCGGCGGCCCGGGCGCGCAGGTCCTCGTGGGACCCGCCCTGGACCGGGACCGCGAGCAGTCCAGGGCGGGCGTCACGGGCGCGGGCCGCCCGCTCGATCGTCGTGCGGAGCGCGGCCTCGGCCGAAGCGAGCTCGCTCTCGGGCTCCGTGAACTCGTCGAGGACGGTCGCGACGTCGGACCCGATGCGCTCCTGGAAGGCGATGATCTCCTCCGCGCCGACCTCGACGGCGCCGTAGGCGTGCTGCTGAAAGGCGCCGGAATCCGTCATCACCGGCCCGTCGAACGCGAGGAGCCCGTGGAGGCCCCGTTCGACGGCGGCCGATCGCAGCGCGGGTGTCCTCCACACGATGTACGATGAGGTGATGACGGCGGAGTATCCGAAGCGCGCGCGCAGCTGCGCGGGCGCGATCGGCTGACGTTCCGGGTCCGGGTGGACCACGGGCAGGAGCGCCGGCGTCTCGATGATGCCGTGAGGCGTCCGAAGGCGCCCGAGCCGGGCGAGACCGTCGCGATCCCGCACCTCGAACGCGTTCATCGACCCTATTCCCTCAAACGGAAGCGCCGGCGGGGGCGCGGTGGCGCGGCCGCGCGTCGAGCGAGGCCCGGATCCGCTCGAGCAATCCCACGAGCATCGGCATCGTCAGCTTGCCGGTGTTCGTGTTCTGAGGGCTGGGGTGGTACGAGCCCCACAGCAACGGTCCGCCGGCTCCCAGGACCGCGCAGGCACCGTGCGCGAACGCGGTCGAGGAGCGATCGCCGCCGTACACCCGAGGCGCCGCCTCGCGGACCGCGTCCCAGGCGAAGCCGCCCAGGGCGAGGATGGCCCGCGCGTTGGTCAGGGAGCGCAGCTCCCGTTCCAGGAACGGGCGGCACCGAGCCGTCTCGTCCGGCCGGGGATGGTTGCCGGGCGGCGCGCAGCGGACCGCCGCGGTGACGTACAGGTCCGTGTACCGCAACCCGTCGCCCCGTCGGAGGGACGTGGACTGGTTCGCGAATCCGGCGGCGTGGAAGGCGCGGACGAGGAACCCCGCGGAGCGGTCGCCGGTGAACACGCGGCCGGTTCGATTGGAACCGTGCGCGGCCGGCGCGAGCCCGACCGCGACCAGGCGCGCCTGCGGATCCCCGAACCCGGGGACCGGCCGGGCCCAGTACTCCTCCTCGCGGAACTCGCGCTTGCGCTCGCGGGCGATACGCTCGCGGTAGTCGACCAGACGCGGGCAGCGGCGGCAGGCGATCACCTCGGCGCGGATGCGGGCGAGCGAGTCCTCCACGACGCGGGGAGGGAGACGGGGCTTAAGGGGTTCCGAACGGTGTCGCGGCCACCCGACCGGTGCTCACCCGGCGTGACCTACGGGTATAGAGGGGAGGGGCGGTAGCGCGGGCGATGCCGGAGACCCAGGTTCCCCGGGGCGCGCACGTCCGCCTCGGAACCATCGACGGGGATCTGCGCGTCGGCGCGAACGCCCACCTCGAGGCCGACGGTCGGATCGTCATCAGCGGCGAGGCCCGCTTCGACGGGTCCGCCGACATCGCCGGTGGCCTGGAGTGCGCTCGGCTGCGCTCGGAGGACGGTGTGCTCGCGATCCGCGGTGATCTGCTGGTCCACGGGGACCTGGAGACGCACGACGGCGCGATCCAGATCGAGGGTTCCCTGCACGCCCGGCGCGTCGACGTGGACCGTGTCCTGCGCGTCGGGGGTCCGGCCGAGGCGGAACGCTTCGACATCGGAGGCGTGCTCGAGGGGGGCGCCACGCTCACGGCGACGACCGTGTCCGTCGGGGGCCGGATACGGCTCGCAGGACGGATCCGGGCCGACCACGTCGAGGCCGGGGGCTCGGTCGAGCTGGGGGAGATCGAGCTCGGCTCGCTCGAGGTCGGCGGGACGATCCGGGTCGTCGGCGGCACGGTCGCGCGATCGATCGAGGTCGGAGGTCGATTCCTGGCCCAGGGCCCGATCCGCTTCGGTTCGCTGGACGTGGGCGGTCTCGTCGAGTTCCGCGAGCCGGCGAAGGGCGGGTCGATCGACGTCGGCGGGGCCCTCACCGCGATCAAGGACCTGGAGTTCCAGCGCCTCGAGGTCGGCGGCCTGGGGCGGATCGGTGGGAACGGCAAGGGCGATCGTGTCTCGGTCGGCGGGCGATTCGATGTCACGGGCTCCTTCGACCTCACCGGCGCGGTGGATGTCGGGGGTGCGATCCACGTCGGGGGCCAGTTCACGGGTGAGCAGCTCGAGGTCGCCGGGAAGCTCGAGGGTCGACGCGTGGTGTTTCGCGGCGCCGTCGATATCGGGGGCGTCGCCCACACGAGCGAGGGCCTCAAGGCGGCGCGGATCCGGCTCGGTCACCGCTCGAAGGCGCTGGGACCGCTCGTCGGCGGCGAGGTGCAGCTCGGCCGGGGGGCGCGAGCCGAGGAGGTCTACGGCGAGCGGATCGAGCTCGCCGAGCGCAGCGAGGCGACCCGGATCGTGGGCGCCGTCGTGCGCGTGCGCGACGCGGCGACCGTCGGCGAGATCGTCTACTCGCAGTCCGTGGAGATCGAGCGGGGCGCCCGCGTCGCGTCGCCGCCGCGGAAGGTCGACTCCCTGCCGCCGTTCCCCCTGTGATCGACCGGGGTCCGGGGATGCTCAACGGGGGGAGGGAGGAGGCGGGGGAGCCTCCCCGACGTCGCGAGCCCACCGACCTGTATGCGACCGTCCTCGAGGTCGTCAAGCGCTACCATGGCGCCGCGCGGATCACGCGCGTCTCCTACGGCGCGGGCATGCCGGTCGATCGGCTCCGGGCGCTCGTCGAGCGGCTGACCTCGCTCGGGCTGCTCACGAGCGAGGAGGTCGAGGGTCGACCGACCTACGACATCACCTCGCGGGGCCAGGAGTTCCTGAACACGTACTGGAAGATGCGGGCGTACATCGAGGTTCTCGAGTCCGACGACACGGGGCGTCCGCGGCGCCGACGCGGCTAGACCGGGGGCTCAGTCGTAGCGGGGGACCTTCGGGTCCACCGTTCGGGACCAGGCGTCGATCCCGCCGGCGAGGTTCGCGACGTTCGCGTAGCCCCGCGATTCGAGAAACCCCGCGATCATCGCGGAGCGGGCGCCCCCGTGGCAGTAGACCACGATCGCGCGGTCCCGCGGGATCTCGTCGAGGCGCTCGGGCACCTCGCGCATCGGGATGTGCAGGGAGGGTTCGATCGCGGCGAGATCGCGCTCGTAGGGCTCGCGCACATCCAGCAGGACCAGCTCGGCCGGCGACCGCTGGCGCCGGGCCGCGACCTCGGCGGCCGACAGCTCCTCCACCATCGCCCCTTCGACCGCGTTCCGAGCTTATCGACTTTCCGCGGAGCCACGCGGGCGGAGGAGCCATAACCCGGACCGGGCTGGACGCCGCGATGAAGGTCACGGACCCGGTCTGCGGCATGGTCATCGAGAGCTCGAGCGCCGCCGCCCGTGCGAGCTACGGCACCGAGACGGTCTACTTCTGCTCGGTCGCCTGCCAGAAGACCTACGAACGGCGGCGTGCGCCCGGCTCGGCCTAGCCGGGACTCGACGCGGCCACGGGGGCGCAGCCGCCGTGGCGACCGACCCGGTCTGCGGCATGTGGGTACAGGAACGA
The genomic region above belongs to Thermoplasmata archaeon and contains:
- a CDS encoding uracil-DNA glycosylase; its protein translation is MEDSLARIRAEVIACRRCPRLVDYRERIARERKREFREEEYWARPVPGFGDPQARLVAVGLAPAAHGSNRTGRVFTGDRSAGFLVRAFHAAGFANQSTSLRRGDGLRYTDLYVTAAVRCAPPGNHPRPDETARCRPFLERELRSLTNARAILALGGFAWDAVREAAPRVYGGDRSSTAFAHGACAVLGAGGPLLWGSYHPSPQNTNTGKLTMPMLVGLLERIRASLDARPRHRAPAGASV
- a CDS encoding winged helix-turn-helix domain-containing protein, whose translation is MLNGGREEAGEPPRRREPTDLYATVLEVVKRYHGAARITRVSYGAGMPVDRLRALVERLTSLGLLTSEEVEGRPTYDITSRGQEFLNTYWKMRAYIEVLESDDTGRPRRRRG
- a CDS encoding rhodanese-like domain-containing protein translates to MEELSAAEVAARRQRSPAELVLLDVREPYERDLAAIEPSLHIPMREVPERLDEIPRDRAIVVYCHGGARSAMIAGFLESRGYANVANLAGGIDAWSRTVDPKVPRYD
- a CDS encoding copper-transporting ATPase, whose protein sequence is MKVTDPVCGMVIESSSAAARASYGTETVYFCSVACQKTYERRRAPGSA